tgtgccttttgtatttaattccgatgctatttctgtgtttcatcgtcaataagaaggacagaggcattcagtaatcctgaagtgaagcatcggaatctatgactagtgtcacaggaatggttcaaaacatagtcagtaagtagagtcagtattcttgtacttaagtcggcattgtgctatttgtatttaattccgatgcaatttttgtgtttcatcatcaataagaaggtccaagggatacagtaaacctggagtgaagcatcgaaatctataactagtgtcacagggacggttcaaacatagacagtaagatgagtctgtattcttgtacttaagtcggcattgtgccttttgtatttttttccgatgaaatttctgtgtttcatcgtcaataagaaggtccaagggatacagtaaacctgaagtgaagcaccggaatctataactggtgtcacaggaatggttcaaatcatagacagtaagaagagtcagtcttcttggacttaagacatcaatgtgccttttctatttaattctgatgcattttctgtgtttcatcgtcaataagaaggtccacgggatacagtaaacctggagtgaagcatcagagtctataactagtgtcacaggtatggttcaaaacatagacagtaagaagagtcagtcttcttgtacttaagtcggcattgtgctttttgtgtttaattccgatgcaatttctgtgtttcgtcgtgcataagatggtcagagggatacagtaaacctaaagtgaagcattggaatctataactagtgtcacaggaatggttcaaaacatagtcagtaagaagaaacagtcgtcttgaacttaagtcggcattgtgctttttgtatttaattccgatgcaatttctgtgtttcatcgtcaatacgaaggtccaagggatacagtaaacctggagtgaggcaacggaatctataactagtgtcacagggacggttcaaaacatagacagtaagatgagtcagtattcttgtacttaagtcggcattttgccttttctatttaattccgatgcaatttctgtgtttcgtcgtcaataaaaatttccaagggatacagtaaacctgagttgatgcatcggaatctataactagtgtcacagggacggttcaaaacatagacagtaagaagagtcagacttcttttacttaagtcgccattgtgccatttctatttaattccgatgcaatttctgtgttccatcgtcaataagaaggtcagagggatacagtaaacctgaagtgaagcatcggaatctataactagtgtcacaggaatggttcaaagcatagagatttggaagattcagtcttcttgttcttaagtcggcattgtgccttttctatttaattccgatgcaatttctgtgtttcatcgtcaataagacagtcagagggatacagttaacctgaagtggagcatcggaatttatgactagtgtcacaggaatggttcaaaacatagtcagtaagaggagtcagtcctcttgtacttaagtcggtattgtgccttttgtatttaattccgatgctatatctgtgtttcatcgtcaataagaaggtccaagggatacagtaaacctgaagtgaagcatcggaatctatgactagtgtcacaggaatggttcaaaacatagacagtgggaagagtcagttttcttgtacttaagtcggcattttgcctattgtatttatttccgatgcaatttctgtgtttcatcgtcaataagaaggtccaagggatacagtaaacctcgagtgaagcatcggaatctataactagtgtcccaggcatggtttaaaacatagacggtaagaagagtcagtcttcttgtacttaagtcggtattgtgtattatgtatttaattccggtgcaatttttgtgtttcatcgtcaataagaaggtcagagggatacaggtatcctgaagtgaagcaccggaacctgtgactagtgtcacaggaatggttcaaagcatagtcagtaagaagagtcagtcttcttgtacttaaggcatctttgtgccttttctatttaattccgatgcaatttctgtgtttcatcgtcaataggaaggtccaagggatacagtaaactttgagtgaagcatcggaatctataactagtgtcacaggattggttcaaaccatagacaataagaagagtcagacttctttcacttaagtcggcattgtgccttttgtatttaattccgatgctatttctgtgtttcatcgtcaataagaaggaccaagggttacagtaaaattgaagtgaagcatcggaatctatgactagtgtcacaggaatggttcaaaacatagtaagtaagaagagtcggtcttcttgtacttaagtcatcattgtgccttttctatttaattccgatgcaattactgtgtttcatcgtcaataagaaggtccaagggatacagtaaaccttgagtgaagcatcgaaatctataactagtgtcacaggattggttcaaaccatagacaatagaaagagtcagacttattttactgaagtcggcattgtggcttttgtatttaaatccggtgcaatttctgtgtttcatcgtcaataagaaggtcagagggatacagtaatcctgaagtgaagcatcggaatctatgactagtgtcacaggaatggttcaaaacatagtcagtaagagagtcagtcttctattacgtaagtcggcattgtgccttttgtatttaattccgatgcaatttctgtgtttcatcgtcaataagaaggtctaagggatacagtaaacctgaagtaaagaatcggaatctataactagtgtcacaggaatggttcaaatcatagtcagtaagaagagtcagtcttcttgtacttaagacatcattgtgccttttctatttaattctgatggaatttctgtgtttcatcgtcaataagaaggtccaagggatacagtaaacgtggggtgaagcatcggaatctataactagtgtcacaggaatggttcaaaacatagacagtaagaagagtcaggcttcttttacttaaatcggcattgtgccttttgtatttaattccgttgcaatttctgtgtttcatcgtcaataagaaggtccaagggatacagtagaccagaagggaatcatcggaatctataactagtgtcacaggaatggttcaaagcattgtcagtaagaagagtcggtcttcttgtacttaagtcatcattgtggcttttctatttaattccgatgcaattactgtgtttcatcgtcaataagaaggtccaagggatacagtaaaccttgagtgaagcatcgaaatctataactagtgtcacaggattggttcaaaccatagacaatagaaagagtcagacttattttacttaagtcggcattgtgccttttgtatttaaatccggtgcaatttctgtgtttcatcgtcaataagaaggtcagagggatacaggtatcctgaagtgaagcaccggaacctatgacaagtgtcacaggaatggttcaaagcatagtcagtaagaagagtcagtcttcttgtacttaagtcatctttgtgccttttctatttaattccgatgcaatttctgtgtttcaacgtcaataggaaggtccaagggatacagtaaaccttgagtgaagcatcggaatctataactagtgtcacaggattggttcaaaccatagacaataagaagagtcagacttctttcacttaagtcggcattgtgccttttgtatttaattccgatgctatttctgtgtttcatcgtcaataagaaggaccaagggttacagtaaaattgaagtgaagcatcggaatctatgactagtgtcacaggaatggttcaaaacatagtaagtaagaagagtcggtcttcttgtacttaagtcatcattgtgccttttctatttaattccgatgcaattactgtgtttcatcgtcaataagaaggtccaagggatacagtaaaccttgagtgaagcatcgaaatctataactagtgtcacaggattggttcaaaccatagacaatagaaagagtcagacttattttacttaagtcggcattgtgccttttgtatttaaatccggtgcaatttctgtgtttcatcgtcaataagaaggtccgagggataaggtaaacctggagtgaagcagcggagtctataactagtgtcacaggaatggttcaaagcatagacagcaagaagagtcagttttcttgtacttaattcggcattgtgccttttgtatttaattctgatgcaatatctgtgtttcatcgtcattaaccctgctgttctgttcgggtctatatgacccgaaacgaatatgaacgttattttacattatgtaaataccaatatatatttatgaaactttgtgactttgtctgaaaatggatgagcagcatgtgttttaaaaggttttaaaaaagtttaagaagtttgggcttcaactgtaatagttgcatatgtaatgttcgggtcataatgacccgacacaaatatgtttagtgtaactcgtatttatttctaaaatctggaaatggcgaaaattatttttgttgtgttgtgtgggaatagtgactgcatcattccaacttactctcaacaatcacctaaagctccatgcgttcacaacaatgggcttgtttgttgctttccccaggaaataataattggcagttctcaataattggaatgctttgtttctgcccagtttgacttgtgacaccatggcgatgagaccattgaatgatcgtgagttggaagaaatagtaaatgcctcaccagatgaaggatcactttctgagtttgaagatcacatcagcaatgcatctgaaagcgagtgttccgatgacagttacgacagtccacagcccatacaaaatagtgtagagacttttctttctaaaaatgggaatatagaatggcagttgcatccaccagcacaacatggtcgcctaccagcttcgaacatcatcaagagtaccccaggagttaccaggtatgcagtcagcagaatatctgatgtaaaatgttcatttgaagcagtatttcacacagcgcttcaaaatgaaataatagagatgacaaatattgaagggcagcgagtttatggtgaacagtggacagatattgatggttctgttttccatgcatacttaggactcttactcctagcgggtgtatatcgatctcatggggagtctacaaaaagtttgtgggataaagatactgggcgaaacatatttcgagcaaccatgtctcatgaaacattctgtaagatatcacgtgtcctgcgatttgacaagaaatctactagagaggaaagacgacgtactgacaaacttgccgcaattcgtagtatttgggagaagtgggtagaggtccttcctaaactgtataatccaggagaaaatgttactgttgacgagcagttagtagcatttagaggtcgctgtccattcaagcagtatatcccaagtaaaccggcaaaatatgggatcaaaatatggaccatgtgtgacagcaaaacttcatacgtactgaaagcccaaatttatacaggaaaggtgagtggagcggcaccagaaagaaatcagggaatgagggtggtatctgatctcacttctgagttacgtggtcagaatatcacgtgtgacaacttttttacgtcgtacaatttggggcagctgcttctgaaaaggaaattgactatgttgggaactatacggaaaaataagccggagcttccacacaaaatgaccaacaaggaggtacacagctcttcattttacttcacaaatgacactactgtggttaattatattcctaagagacacaagaatgttgtacttatgagcactctccaccatgatgcggaaatcagtgacagggctgataagaagccaaaaatgattttggactataattcaaccaaaggtgctgtagacacgcttgatcagttattaggtacatatacatgcaaacgaaaaagtaataggtggccaatgatagttttctacaatattcttgatgtttctgcttataatgcatacgttttgtggatttcggttgaccctaattggaatgcaagcaaattgactagaaggagaatattcttggaggaacttggaaagtcactgataaaagaacatattgcatcaagaacgcatttcccaagaacagaagattctttgagaatggtcacaagcatccaaaacccgaatgatgtgggtggtgtgtcagaatcggtaacaacaagaaaatctacaaaacgtgcacgctgtaagttctgtccatcaagtaatgacaataaaacaaacatggtgtgtggaaaatgtagtaaacatatttgcaagaaacatgtaacctacttgtgtccacagtgcaagcagtaagaaaagaactgtagtattttataagatgattgtattgaaaattctgttgtttcaaatttatgtgaatacttgtgcctaaactacaatcagtaagaagagaggattctaaagttgtagtgctttctatgttggaatgtaataaaaaaactgtagtgtgttctgtactgtagtgtgctctaagatgaatatctgtaatgacaactgtctgttgttagaaaatgtcaatacttacgtctaaactgtcaacaataagaatagaagtatggaaaaactgtagtgctttctaagttgaatgcctgtaatggaaactgtctgttgtttcaaatttatgtgcatatttaaatgaaaaatatccctcaataaagttgtatgcattgttattattattattattaccattattattattattattattattattattattactaacaaggtactggaatagaacaacaatgtcgatagctaaaactgtaccaaaatttatgtttctaaagcattttgatatgtcgggtcatattgacccgaacagtatatatgtcaagtaaaagtgaacagaacagcagggttaagaatgtcagagggatacagtaaacctgaagtgaagcactggaatctataactagtgtcgcaggaatggttcaaaagtagtcagtaagaagagtcagtcttcttgtacttaagtcgacattgtgctttttgtatttaattccgatgcaatttttgtgtttcatcgtcaataagaaggtccaagggatacagtaaacctggagtgaagcatcgacatctatcactagtgtcacagggacggttcaaaacatagacagtaagatgagtcagtattcttgaacttaagtcggcattgtgccttttccatttaattccgatgcaatttctgtgtttcatcgtcaataagaaggaccaagggttacagtaaacctgaagtgaagcatcggaatctttgattagtgtcacaggaatggttcaaaacatagtcagtaagaagagtcggtcttcttgtacttaagtcatcattgtgcattttcaatttaattccgatgcaattactgtgtttcatcgtcaataagaaggtccaagggatacagtaaaccttgagtgaagcatcgaaatctataactagtgtcacaggattggttcaaaccatagacaataagaagagtcagacttattttacttaagttggcattgtgccttttgtatttaattccggtgcaatttcagtgtttcattggcaataagaaggtcagagggatacagtaatcctgaagtgaagcatcggaatgtttgactagtgtcacaggaatggttcaaaacatagacagtaagaagagtcaggcttcttttacttaagtcgccattgtgccttttgtatttaattccgttgcaatttctgtgtgtcatcgtcaataagaaggtccaagggatacagtaaacctggagtgaagcatccgagtctataactagtgtcacaggaatggttcaaaacatagtcagtaagaagagtcagtcttcttgtacttaagtcggcaatgtgctttttgtatttaattccgatgcaatttctgtgtttcatcgtcaataagaaggtccaggggatacagtaaacctcgagtgaagcatagatatctataactagtgtatcagggattgttcaaaccatagacagtaagaagagtcagtcttcttgtacttaagtcgtcattgtgccttttgtaagaagagtcagtcttcttgtacttaagtcggcaatgtgctttttgtatttaattccgatgcaatttctgtgtttcatcgtcaataagaaggtccaggggatacagtaaacctcgagtgaagcatagatatctataactagtgtatcagggattgttcaaaccatagacagtaagaagagtcagtcttcttgtacttaagtcgtcattgtgccttttgtatttaattccgatgcaatttctgtgtttcatcgtcaataagaaggtcagaaggatacagtattcctgaagtgaagcatcggaatctataactagtgtcgcaggagtggttcaaaacatagtcagtaagaagagtcagtcttcttatacttaagtcggcattgtgctttttgtatttaattccgatgcaacatttgtgtttcaacgtcaataagaatgtccaagggatacagtaaacctggagtgaagcatcgacatctataactagtgtcacagggacggttcatagcatagacagtaagatgagtcagtattcttgtacttaagtcggcattgtgccttttctatttaattccgatgcaatttctgtatttcatcgtcaataagaaggtccaagggatacagtaaacatggggtgaagcatcggaatctataactagtgtcccacggatggttcaagacatagacagtaagaagagtcagtcttcttgtacttaagtcggcattgtgccttttgtatttaattccggtgcaatttctgtgtttcatcgtcaataagaaggtcagaaggatacagtaatcctgaagtgaagcatcggaatctatgactagtgtcacaggaatggttcaaaacatagtcagcaagagagtaagtcttcttgtacttaagtcggtattgtgccttttgtatttaataccgatgcaatatctgtgtttcatcgtcaataagaaggtccaagggatacagtaaaccagaagggaatcatcggaatctataactagtgtgacaggaatggttcaaagcatagtcagtaagaagagtca
This genomic stretch from Schistocerca piceifrons isolate TAMUIC-IGC-003096 unplaced genomic scaffold, iqSchPice1.1 HiC_scaffold_2154, whole genome shotgun sequence harbors:
- the LOC124742137 gene encoding uncharacterized protein LOC124742137, translated to MAMRPLNDRELEEIVNASPDEGSLSEFEDHISNASESECSDDSYDSPQPIQNSVETFLSKNGNIEWQLHPPAQHGRLPASNIIKSTPGVTRYAVSRISDVKCSFEAVFHTALQNEIIEMTNIEGQRVYGEQWTDIDGSVFHAYLGLLLLAGVYRSHGESTKSLWDKDTGRNIFRATMSHETFCKISRVLRFDKKSTREERRRTDKLAAIRSIWENKTSYVLKAQIYTGKVSGAAPERNQGMRVVSDLTSELRGQNITCDNFFTSYNLGQLLLKRKLTMLGTIRKNKPELPHKMTNKEVHSSSFYFTNDTTVVNYIPKRHKNVVLMSTLHHDAEISDRADKKPKMILDYNSTKGAVDTLDQLLGTYTCKRKSNRWPMIVFYNILDVSAYNAYVLWISVDPNWNASKLTRRRIFLEELGKSLIKEHIASRTHFPRTEDSLRMVTSIQNPNDVGGVSESVTTRKSTKRARCKFCPSSNDNKTNMVCGKCSKHICKKHVTYLCPQCKQYWNRTTMSIAKTVPKFMFLKHFDMSGHIDPNSIYV